In Anthocerotibacter panamensis C109, the sequence GGTTCACTGGGTAACGCGTAGGGCGCTAGGGCGCACATCACGGCGCAGGGGTCCGCGTGACTGAAGCAATCCACCCGGTCTAGGCGGCCCCCCCGGACCCAGAAGACCTCTGCCTGTCCCGGTTGGGTAGTCGGATAGATGGCACAAACATCCAGGACCACTTGATTTTTCCGCCAGCCTTGGTATGCGACGAAGTGCTGGAGGGCTAGATGGCGGTCCCGCCACCTAGCAGCCTGTTCGTAATATTCCTGGACGGCGCATTGGAGCATCCGGTCTTCCAGTTGTTGCAGCAAGGGTCCGGCTCCCTCTCCCATCAGGAGGCGGCGCACTTGGGCGATGCGTTGGTGGTATTCCTCCCGGTCAATCCAGCCCCGACAGGGGGCGCTACAGCGGTCTAGTTGATCCAACAGACAGCCTTGATGGATCTCGGCTAAGTCCTGGCAAGTCCTTAAGCCTAAGAGCTGACTCATCTGCTTGACGAAGTTCGCTAGCGTACCACGGTCCCGATAGGGGCCAAAATATTCCGCCCCGTCCTCTACCAGTTCTCGGGTAACCTCCAGACGCGGAAAGGGGTCTTTCAGGTCGAGGCGCAGGAAGGGGTAGTGCCGCCAGCGACGTTGGGCGCGATTAAAAGGAGGGAGATGGGCTTTGATCAGGCGATTCTCGAGCAGTAGGGCAGCCAGTTCGGAGCCGGTGGTCTCGACTTGGACGGTCTCAGCCTCAAATTTTAGGCGTTCGGTCTGCGTCGAGTGCCCGCCAGCAGCGCGCAGGTAGGAGCGCACCCGCTGCCGTAGACGAACGGATTTGCCGATATAGAGCAGACGGTCACCAGCACCATAAAAAAAATAAACGCCGGGGCTATCGGGTAGCTCCCGCCATTGCTCCAGAGGTATGCGCACGTTAAGAAGCCTCCTGCGCGGCTTCTGTTAAGACTACACCGTGCTTTCAGGCTACTGATGGTAAAAAAATGAATAGCCACCCCGTACAAGGTGGCTAGGAGGTGTGTGGTCGTCTCGATACTCTTCTACAATCCGCGCGTACCCCTCTGTCGGAAAGAGGAATTTTTCGTCAGCTCCAGCGGGCGCACCCTCTACCAACAGAGAGACTCATCCATCCGACCCCAGCCTGGATCCCTCCTTGGAGTGAGGACCCCCTCCAGCCTAAACTTTAGATTTTTAGCATAGAGGATATCAGGGGAGGTCATGACAAACGAAGTGCGCCGTGCTGTCGGGACTTTTACCAGCCGCACCAAAGCTGAACAGGCCCTGCGTCAATTGCGGGATGCTGGATTGGATAGGTCGCTAGCCCGCCTGGAAGGAGGGGATACCGAGGCATCCGTCGGCTTTGGCATCCCTGAAGACCGCGCTGCAATGTACCAGCAAGTTATACAGAACGGGGGATATTTGGTCGTAGTCGATGCACCGGAGGCAGAAATCGCCTGTGTGGAGGCTGTCCTACAGGCAGCAGGGGTTCAAAACTACGGTATATACGATGCTCCCGGTACGCCCTATCAAAAAAAAGGTCTCTACGATGACCGCTACACCGATATCAAAAGCAGAGTAGGTGACCAGGAACGCCCCTGAGGGCTACTAATTAATAACCGCAGACCTCGTCCTGAGCAGCCAAGTGCTCTAGGAGTACTTCACGCCGATAACGCCGCTGGAGCCAATCCTCAGCATGGCTGGCAAGGGTCTCTCCAATCGGTGCTCCGGGCGGTGTAGTAGGCTCAAAATCCCCTTTGGCTGTGGTGTAGTCCCGTGCTAAAAAGCGGTCCAAGTCTTCGTGGGCGAGGGTGCGATGGGCTTGGGTGGTGCGGTCTTTACCGGGGTGGTGGGCGAGCCAATCGTCCAGGCTATGCAGATGGGCATAGACGAGGGCGCGGACCGCCGGGGCATTCTGACGGTAGCTGGCGAGGTCGAAGAGGGCGTTCATCCAGGCTTGTTGGCTGACGCGCTGTAGACTGGCGTCGTAGGCATCCGCAGGGATGGGAGCTTGCCAGACGCGGGCGGTGACCCGGTCGAGGACCTGCGGGAGCCCTGGGAGGGTCCGGTCAAGGTCGGTCTGATAGACCAAGCGAGCTGCCCGTTGGGGCTGGGCAATAGCGCTGAAAACCATCCCCGCCGCCGTCTGTGCTGGGGCATAGGCATCAAAGGTCAACCCCGTGTAGCCATCGAAAAGTTCTCGGTGCCGGGGATAGCCAGGAGGGCGCGGAGGGATAAGCGTGCGGGCACTGCGGGGGAGGCGTAGCGCTGCGGGCGTGACCGTGGCGAGCAGTTCCTCTAGCGCTTTGCGTTGCGTGGTGGCAGCAACAGGACGGGTCGCCTGCTGGTTTACCCCGCGCAGAGCGTAGCTGTAATCGAGACCCCCTAGGAGTTTGGCGGTGTTCTCGACTTGATAGCGGTGGCCGAGGTAGAGCGGGACAAGGACTTCTTCGAGCACTGCGAGGGGTTCGCCCTGACGGATGACCGCCGGACCAAACCGGGCGAGGGCGGCCTGACGCACGGCCATTTCTCGCTGGAGGGAGGCGACGACATCAGCACCGTTGTCCCACAGATGACCATAGGGGTTGGCTGCCCCTTGCGGGCGGGAGTCAGCATCGGTGATGTAGCGCAAACCCTGACGTTGGGCTTCAGCCAGAATGCTGTCCAAGCCTGCTTTTTCGTCCACCTCGGGCGGAAATTGGGTGTAGCCGTAGCGGATGGCGATTTTATCCCACGCCCCAATGCCTTGGGCGTAAGCATCCTTGAGGGAGGGCCGCCCCTCAGGACCGAGGGTGACGTAGGGGCTCGGGTAGTCCATCACCGAGGCGCGGTTGTTGAGCGAGGCGGCAAAGTTATGGGCGAGGCCCAGGGTGTGCCCGACCTCGTGGGCGGAGAGTTGCCGCGTCCGGGCTAGGCTCAAAGCGAGCATGGGGTCTTGTTGCGCTGACCTGGCGGGGCTAGTGTAGGGTGCGAGTAGCCCCTCAGCGATGAGATAGTCCTGACGGACCCGCAGCGAACCGAGGGTGACATGGCCCTTGATAATCTCACCTGTGCGCGGGTCGGTCACGCTGCTGCCATAGCTCCAGCCGCGCGTCGCGCGACTGACCCATTGGATGGTGTTGTAGCGCACGTCTTGGGGGTCTGCCCCGGCGGGGAGCATCTCCACGCGAAAGGCATCTTTAAATCCAGCAGCCAAGAAGGCATCCGCCCACCAGCGGGCTCCCTCCAACAAGGCGGTGCGCACGGGTTCGGGGGTGCCGGGGTCCAGGTAGTAGACGATGGGCTTGACCACGTCGCTGATTGCTGCGGTAGGGTTTTTCTTGATGAGGCGGTGGCGGGTGATGAAGTGGCGTTCTTTGGGCACGCCTATCGGGACCCCGAAATCGACGTAGGACAGATCAAAGTAGCCCGCTCGGGGGTCGAAGACGCGGGGGGTGAAGCCGGGGGGCGGCAGTTTCACCAGCGAGTGGCGGACCCGCACACTAAACGAAGTCGCATCCGCCGCCGCCTCGCGCACGTAGTTTCCTGGCTCATCACTGGTAAAGGTCAGACGGGCTTCTAGTTCGGTGTTCTGCGGAAAAGCTTTGAGCATCTCCGGGAAAGGGGCGCTACGGCTTGCTTCTAGTTTGTAGGTCCCCTGCTTGGCCTGTTTGAGGCGTGGAATAATCCCATGGGCGTCGCGCACCAGAAATTCCGTGGCGTCCACCAAAATTCGTTCTCCGGTCTGAGCCTGCGCAGTGAAGCCCCAGAGCACACTCTCGGCAAAGGCATCCCGGATCGCTTGGGCTTCGGCGGGGTTGGTGGTAGTCGCCCGATAGCGCAGATTGGCCTGGATCAGGAGGACTTTGGGGCCAGCTTGCTCAAAGCGCACCACCCGCTGTCCCCCCAACTGCCCCCGGTCGAGGCCGATGTCATTGGAGCCCAGCCCCGCCGGGAGGGACACCACATAGAGGAAATCTTCCTTGAGATGGGGGATCTCCAGCCATACCTTGCCGCTGTCTTGGTCCCAATAGATGGGGAAGTAGCCCTCCTGCCGGGTTAAACCCTTGGTCTTCGCCTCTATCGTCGGCAAGGCTTGCGCTAGGAGCGGTAGCGGGGTGAGTCCCAAGAAGCTCAGGAGTAGGGACAGCAAAAGCAAGGGGCGGTAGGGCATGGCGGCGGGTATGGGACATTGCCCCCCAACCTATCAGAGGACTCCGGGTGAAGCAAGGTAGCAAGCACTCAATTCCCCAAGAGTTTCCAAAGCAAAATACCTTACAAGGAGCCTGAGGCATCCCCTAGCGCTGGAAACAGAGCACAAGAAATGGCGCTGCGTGCCTGCCCCCTAGGGGATATGAGACGGTTTAAAAAAAGATTGGGTCCTGTCTCCAAACGCGTCAGACTTGACGAGAGGTCCTGTAATACTTTGTAATGTCTGTAGCCACACCCATGCCAGCCTGTGAACGCCTGTCTCTTCTGCGACTTTGATGGACCCCTAGTAGATGTCTCAGAACGGTACTATCAGGTATACCGGTCGATTTTGCCCCAGGCGGCGGCTGTTGGTCAGCCCCTTGTCTACCTGAGCAAGCCGGAATTTTGGGAATTGAAGCGTGCGCAGGTCAAAGAGCGGGAGATTGGACGCAAGTCAGGACTCAGCGCCGAACAGTCCGAGGTCTTTGCTCGCTTGCGCCGCCAGACCGTTCACTCGGGACCTTTTTTCAACTATGATGCCGCTCATCCCGGCATCCACCGCCACCTAGAGCGCCTCCAGGCTCAAGGCGTGACCTTGGCAGTCGTCACCATGCGCCGCGTCCGGGAACTAGAACCGGCGCTGGAGCGTTTTGACCTGAGCCGTTTTTTTGCTCCTGAGCGGCGCTATTGTCTGGCGAACGACTACCCCAAAAGCAGTGATGTCCACGACAAGGGCCTCCTCTTGGAGCAGTCCTACCAGTATCACCAGCAACAGCGCTGCTATATGGTCGGAGACACCGAAGCGGACATC encodes:
- a CDS encoding GIY-YIG nuclease family protein, with translation MRIPLEQWRELPDSPGVYFFYGAGDRLLYIGKSVRLRQRVRSYLRAAGGHSTQTERLKFEAETVQVETTGSELAALLLENRLIKAHLPPFNRAQRRWRHYPFLRLDLKDPFPRLEVTRELVEDGAEYFGPYRDRGTLANFVKQMSQLLGLRTCQDLAEIHQGCLLDQLDRCSAPCRGWIDREEYHQRIAQVRRLLMGEGAGPLLQQLEDRMLQCAVQEYYEQAARWRDRHLALQHFVAYQGWRKNQVVLDVCAIYPTTQPGQAEVFWVRGGRLDRVDCFSHADPCAVMCALAPYALPSEPLFRLPQQQLDEFHLIATWLYRNQQAPEVVWLQGESFETLQEQVLGRIQQVLKSGYPPADKHREPEILGS
- a CDS encoding zinc-dependent metalloprotease produces the protein MPYRPLLLLSLLLSFLGLTPLPLLAQALPTIEAKTKGLTRQEGYFPIYWDQDSGKVWLEIPHLKEDFLYVVSLPAGLGSNDIGLDRGQLGGQRVVRFEQAGPKVLLIQANLRYRATTTNPAEAQAIRDAFAESVLWGFTAQAQTGERILVDATEFLVRDAHGIIPRLKQAKQGTYKLEASRSAPFPEMLKAFPQNTELEARLTFTSDEPGNYVREAAADATSFSVRVRHSLVKLPPPGFTPRVFDPRAGYFDLSYVDFGVPIGVPKERHFITRHRLIKKNPTAAISDVVKPIVYYLDPGTPEPVRTALLEGARWWADAFLAAGFKDAFRVEMLPAGADPQDVRYNTIQWVSRATRGWSYGSSVTDPRTGEIIKGHVTLGSLRVRQDYLIAEGLLAPYTSPARSAQQDPMLALSLARTRQLSAHEVGHTLGLAHNFAASLNNRASVMDYPSPYVTLGPEGRPSLKDAYAQGIGAWDKIAIRYGYTQFPPEVDEKAGLDSILAEAQRQGLRYITDADSRPQGAANPYGHLWDNGADVVASLQREMAVRQAALARFGPAVIRQGEPLAVLEEVLVPLYLGHRYQVENTAKLLGGLDYSYALRGVNQQATRPVAATTQRKALEELLATVTPAALRLPRSARTLIPPRPPGYPRHRELFDGYTGLTFDAYAPAQTAAGMVFSAIAQPQRAARLVYQTDLDRTLPGLPQVLDRVTARVWQAPIPADAYDASLQRVSQQAWMNALFDLASYRQNAPAVRALVYAHLHSLDDWLAHHPGKDRTTQAHRTLAHEDLDRFLARDYTTAKGDFEPTTPPGAPIGETLASHAEDWLQRRYRREVLLEHLAAQDEVCGY
- a CDS encoding HAD family hydrolase; amino-acid sequence: MNACLFCDFDGPLVDVSERYYQVYRSILPQAAAVGQPLVYLSKPEFWELKRAQVKEREIGRKSGLSAEQSEVFARLRRQTVHSGPFFNYDAAHPGIHRHLERLQAQGVTLAVVTMRRVRELEPALERFDLSRFFAPERRYCLANDYPKSSDVHDKGLLLEQSYQYHQQQRCYMVGDTEADILSAQRLGIPVLGILSGIRNKELLQKLAPWGIVNDLGEAADVILQDLAQHT